One genomic window of Ruminococcus gauvreauii includes the following:
- a CDS encoding DNA-directed RNA polymerase subunit alpha — MFDFNKPKIEITEISDDKKYGKFVVEPLERGYGTTLGNSLRRIMLSSLPGAAVSQVKIEGVLHEFSSIPGVKEDVTEIIMNLKSLAIRNTSETNEAKIAYIEFEGEGIVHASDIQADQDIEILNPDLAIATLNGGADSKLYMELTITKGRGYVSADKGKSEDMPIGVIAIDSIYTPVERVNLTVENTRVGQITDYDKLTLDVFTKGTLAPDEAVSLAAKVLSEHLKLFIDLSENAKTAEVMIEKEDHEKEKVLEMNIDELELSVRSYNCLKRAGINTVEELCNRTSEDMMKVRNLGRKSLEEVLAKLKELGLQLNPGEE; from the coding sequence GTGTTTGATTTTAATAAACCGAAAATCGAGATTACTGAAATTTCAGACGATAAAAAATATGGTAAATTTGTGGTTGAACCGCTCGAGAGAGGATATGGTACGACACTCGGCAATTCCCTGAGAAGAATTATGCTTTCTTCTCTTCCGGGAGCTGCTGTCAGCCAGGTAAAGATCGAAGGCGTTCTGCATGAATTCAGTTCCATTCCGGGCGTTAAAGAAGATGTAACCGAGATTATCATGAACCTTAAGAGTCTTGCGATCAGAAACACGAGCGAGACAAATGAGGCAAAAATTGCTTACATTGAATTTGAAGGTGAAGGCATTGTCCATGCATCGGATATCCAGGCGGATCAGGATATTGAGATTCTGAATCCGGATCTTGCGATCGCTACACTGAACGGCGGAGCGGACAGCAAGCTGTATATGGAACTTACTATTACCAAAGGACGCGGCTACGTCAGTGCAGACAAGGGAAAAAGCGAGGACATGCCGATTGGCGTCATCGCGATAGATTCTATCTACACTCCGGTAGAGCGTGTAAATCTGACAGTGGAAAACACACGTGTCGGTCAGATCACAGATTATGATAAGCTGACACTTGATGTGTTCACCAAGGGTACGCTTGCACCGGATGAAGCTGTCAGTCTGGCGGCTAAAGTGTTGAGTGAGCATCTGAAGCTCTTCATTGACCTTTCTGAAAATGCAAAGACCGCTGAGGTCATGATTGAGAAGGAAGATCATGAGAAGGAAAAAGTTTTGGAAATGAATATCGACGAGCTCGAGCTGTCTGTTCGTTCCTACAACTGTCTGAAGAGAGCCGGTATCAATACGGTAGAAGAATTATGCAACAGAACTTCGGAGGATATGATGAAAGTCCGCAATCTGGGACGCAAATCTCTGGAAGAAGTGTTGGCTAAGTTAAAAGAACTGGGATTGCAGCTGAATCCCGGTGAGGAATGA
- the rpsD gene encoding 30S ribosomal protein S4, with protein sequence MAVNRVPVLKRCRSLGLDPVYLGIDKKSTRQLRRSNRKMSEYGTQLREKQKAKFIYGVLEKPFRNYYKKADQMPGMTGANLMTMLETRLDNVIFRLGFARTRREARQIVDHKHVLVNGKQVNIPSYLVKAGDTIEIKEKCKGSQRYKDILEVTGGRLVPEWLDVNQETLTGTVKELPAREVIDVPVNEMLIVELYSK encoded by the coding sequence ATGGCAGTAAATAGAGTACCCGTACTGAAAAGATGCAGATCCCTCGGACTGGATCCTGTATATCTTGGAATCGATAAAAAATCAACAAGACAGTTAAGAAGATCAAACCGTAAGATGTCTGAATACGGTACACAGTTAAGAGAAAAACAGAAAGCAAAATTCATCTATGGTGTTCTGGAAAAACCGTTCAGAAACTACTATAAAAAAGCAGACCAGATGCCAGGTATGACAGGTGCGAATCTGATGACAATGCTGGAAACACGCCTTGATAACGTGATTTTCAGACTTGGCTTTGCAAGAACAAGAAGAGAAGCCAGACAGATCGTTGACCACAAGCATGTATTGGTAAACGGAAAACAGGTAAATATTCCGTCTTATCTCGTAAAAGCCGGTGATACGATTGAAATCAAAGAAAAATGCAAAGGATCTCAGAGATACAAAGATATTCTGGAAGTTACAGGCGGAAGACTGGTTCCGGAATGGCTGGATGTAAATCAGGAAACATTGACTGGTACAGTGAAAGAATTACCTGCAAGAGAAGTCATTGATGTTCCGGTTAACGAGATGCTTATCGTCGAGCTGTATTCCAAATAA
- the rpsK gene encoding 30S ribosomal protein S11, whose protein sequence is MMAKVTKKTTKRRVKKNVERGQAHIQSSFNNTIVTLTDTEGNALSWASAGGLGFRGSRKSTPYAAQMAAETATKAALVHGLKTVDVFVKGPGSGREAAIRALSASGLEVTSIKDVTPVPHNGCRPPKRRRV, encoded by the coding sequence ATTATGGCTAAAGTGACAAAGAAAACGACGAAACGTCGTGTTAAGAAAAACGTTGAACGCGGACAGGCACACATTCAGTCATCTTTTAATAACACAATTGTTACGCTGACTGATACTGAAGGAAACGCTCTTTCATGGGCAAGTGCCGGTGGTCTGGGATTTAGAGGTTCAAGAAAATCTACTCCTTATGCAGCTCAGATGGCAGCAGAAACTGCTACAAAGGCAGCGCTGGTACATGGCTTGAAAACAGTTGACGTATTTGTAAAAGGACCTGGTTCAGGCAGAGAAGCTGCAATCCGTGCACTCTCAGCAAGCGGACTGGAAGTAACCAGCATCAAAGACGTAACTCCGGTACCACATAACGGTTGTCGTCCACCAAAACGTAGAAGAGTTTAA
- the rpsM gene encoding 30S ribosomal protein S13: MARIAGVDLPRDKRVEIGLTYIYGIGRTSADRILKEANVNPDTRVRDLTDEEVKRISVVIEETQTVEGDLRREIALNIKRLQEIGCYRGIRHRKGLPVRGQKTKTNARTRKGPKRTVANKKK, encoded by the coding sequence ATGGCTCGTATAGCTGGTGTAGACTTACCAAGAGACAAACGTGTGGAAATCGGATTAACTTATATCTATGGAATCGGCAGAACAAGTGCTGACCGCATCCTGAAAGAAGCAAATGTGAATCCGGATACTCGAGTAAGAGATTTAACTGACGAAGAAGTAAAGAGAATCAGCGTAGTAATCGAAGAGACCCAGACAGTGGAAGGTGATCTGAGAAGAGAGATCGCTCTGAATATCAAACGTCTGCAGGAAATCGGATGCTACAGAGGTATTCGTCATAGAAAAGGACTTCCTGTTCGTGGACAGAAGACAAAGACAAATGCAAGAACACGTAAAGGTCCGAAGAGAACTGTTGCAAATAAGAAAAAGTAA
- the rpmJ gene encoding 50S ribosomal protein L36: MKVRSSVKPICEKCKIIKRKGSIRVICENPKHKQRQG, from the coding sequence ATGAAAGTAAGATCATCTGTTAAACCTATTTGTGAAAAATGTAAGATCATTAAAAGAAAAGGTAGTATCAGAGTAATCTGCGAGAATCCAAAACACAAACAGAGACAAGGCTGA
- a CDS encoding cation diffusion facilitator family transporter yields the protein MDFLVKKFVKNSDRVQDPAVRTSYGVLVSIVGILCNVLLFAAKLGIGIFMHSIAVMADAFNNLSDAASSVISFVGVKMASKPADDEHPFGHGRMEYIAAFIVAFLVIQVGFSFFKSSIVKLQNPEDITFELIPFLILVLSVGVKFWMAHFNRRLGKRIDSKVMLATAADSMGDVITTSATIVSILICAFAGVNIDAVAGLVVSLVVMWSGVSIVKDTLEPLIGEAVDPKLYQAITELVESYDGIVGTHDLIVHNYGPNKSMATIHAEVPRDVDIEESHEIIDRIERDAAKKLGIFLVIHMDPLAVEDEAILAVRGEVEEILWLIDESLSFHDFRMVHGKKQVNLIFDVVVPHSYTQENRERLVHKIKTAMHKKDSRYQCVITVDQSFVADAKTE from the coding sequence ATGGATTTTTTAGTTAAGAAGTTTGTGAAAAACAGTGACAGGGTCCAGGATCCTGCAGTCAGAACCTCATACGGAGTCCTCGTGAGCATCGTCGGGATACTGTGCAACGTACTGCTGTTTGCTGCAAAACTCGGAATCGGCATTTTCATGCACAGTATTGCGGTTATGGCTGATGCGTTCAATAACCTGTCGGATGCCGCATCCTCTGTGATCAGTTTTGTGGGTGTCAAGATGGCAAGTAAGCCGGCGGATGACGAACATCCTTTCGGACATGGACGAATGGAATACATTGCGGCTTTTATCGTGGCGTTTCTGGTAATACAGGTTGGATTTTCTTTTTTCAAGAGCAGTATTGTGAAGCTGCAGAATCCGGAAGACATTACATTCGAACTGATTCCATTTTTGATTCTGGTACTCTCTGTGGGCGTGAAATTCTGGATGGCGCATTTTAACCGCAGGCTGGGAAAACGCATCGACTCAAAAGTGATGCTGGCCACTGCCGCCGACTCCATGGGGGATGTGATCACGACCTCCGCGACGATCGTTTCGATACTGATCTGCGCATTTGCAGGCGTCAATATTGATGCGGTCGCAGGACTTGTGGTCTCTCTGGTTGTCATGTGGTCCGGGGTTTCTATCGTAAAGGATACACTGGAACCGCTGATCGGGGAGGCTGTGGATCCGAAACTGTACCAGGCTATTACTGAACTGGTCGAAAGTTATGACGGCATTGTGGGGACGCATGATCTGATCGTGCACAATTACGGACCAAACAAAAGCATGGCTACAATCCACGCGGAAGTCCCCCGCGATGTGGACATTGAAGAATCACATGAGATCATCGACAGGATAGAGCGGGATGCAGCAAAAAAACTCGGTATATTTCTTGTCATTCACATGGACCCGCTGGCAGTTGAGGACGAAGCGATCCTCGCGGTGAGGGGGGAAGTGGAAGAGATTCTCTGGCTGATCGACGAGTCTTTGAGCTTCCATGATTTTCGGATGGTGCACGGGAAGAAACAGGTCAATCTGATCTTTGATGTTGTTGTACCACACAGTTACACACAGGAGAATCGTGAAAGATTAGTACACAAAATCAAGACAGCCATGCACAAAAAAGACTCGAGGTACCAATGTGTGATCACTGTAGACCAGAGTTTTGTCGCAGACGCGAAAACAGAGTAA
- the infA gene encoding translation initiation factor IF-1 yields the protein MSKADVIEVEGVVLEKLPNAMFKVELENKHVVLAHISGKLRMHFIRILPGDKVTIELSPYDLTKGRIIWRDK from the coding sequence ATGTCAAAGGCTGATGTAATTGAAGTAGAAGGTGTGGTATTGGAAAAATTACCTAATGCCATGTTTAAGGTTGAACTTGAAAATAAGCATGTGGTTCTGGCTCATATCAGCGGTAAACTGCGCATGCATTTTATCCGTATCCTGCCGGGTGACAAGGTAACGATTGAACTGTCGCCGTATGACCTGACGAAAGGCAGAATCATATGGAGAGATAAATAA
- a CDS encoding KOW domain-containing RNA-binding protein has protein sequence MRELSKGMFARSLAGHDKGRLYIILCTDEEYVYLADGKNRLLDTPKKKRKCHVQVDYHISALIQDRMDSRCGLRDEDIKRAIKLKEANI, from the coding sequence ATGAGAGAATTATCTAAAGGCATGTTCGCCAGGTCTCTGGCTGGACATGATAAAGGCAGATTATATATCATATTGTGCACAGATGAGGAATATGTATATCTGGCGGACGGAAAAAACCGCCTGCTGGATACACCAAAGAAGAAGAGAAAGTGTCATGTTCAGGTAGATTATCATATTTCAGCACTCATACAGGATAGAATGGATTCCCGCTGCGGACTGCGGGATGAAGATATCAAAAGGGCCATTAAATTGAAGGAAGCGAATATCTAG
- the map gene encoding type I methionyl aminopeptidase: MSVTIKSLKEIELMREAGRLLELVHDELAKAIRPGISTWDIDHLGEELIRSYGCVPNFLNYNGFPASICVSVNDEVVHGIPRKDRILQEGDIVSLDAGLIYKGYHSDAARTHAVGEISAEARKLVDVTRQSFFEGIKYAKAGHHLNEISAAIGAYAESFGYGVVTDLVGHGIGSSLHEDPQIPNFAQKRRGLRLQPGMTLAIEPMINMGRADVCWLDDDWTVVTEDGSWSAHYENTVLITEGEPELLTLAESN; the protein is encoded by the coding sequence ATGTCGGTTACAATTAAATCTTTAAAAGAAATTGAACTGATGAGAGAAGCCGGCCGTCTGCTGGAGCTGGTTCATGATGAACTGGCGAAAGCCATTCGGCCGGGAATATCAACTTGGGATATCGACCATCTGGGAGAAGAACTCATCCGCAGTTATGGCTGTGTACCCAACTTTTTGAATTACAACGGATTTCCGGCTTCGATCTGTGTTTCTGTGAATGATGAAGTCGTACATGGAATTCCAAGAAAAGACAGGATCCTTCAGGAGGGTGATATTGTGAGCCTGGATGCCGGTCTGATCTATAAGGGATATCATTCTGATGCTGCCCGCACGCATGCGGTCGGTGAGATCAGTGCGGAGGCCAGGAAGCTGGTGGACGTTACCAGACAGAGCTTTTTTGAAGGAATTAAATACGCAAAGGCAGGACATCATTTAAATGAAATTTCCGCTGCGATCGGTGCATATGCGGAGAGTTTCGGTTATGGTGTAGTAACGGATCTCGTAGGCCATGGTATAGGCAGCAGCCTGCATGAAGACCCACAGATACCTAATTTTGCACAAAAACGCAGAGGACTTCGATTGCAGCCGGGAATGACCCTGGCAATTGAGCCCATGATCAATATGGGACGCGCGGATGTCTGCTGGCTGGATGATGACTGGACTGTTGTGACGGAAGACGGCTCATGGTCGGCACATTATGAAAATACAGTGCTGATCACAGAGGGAGAACCGGAACTTCTGACGCTGGCCGAAAGCAACTAA
- a CDS encoding adenylate kinase encodes MKIIMLGAPGAGKGTQAKKIAAKYQIPHISTGDIFRANIKKGTELGNKAKTYMDQGLLVPDELVCDLVVDRVKQEDCANGYVLDGFPRTIPQAESLQSALKALGESIDYAINIEVPDENIVNRMGGRRACPACGATYHKENIPPKIAGICDVCGAKLILRDDDKPETVKKRLDVYHDQTQPLIDFYTAEKVLVEVDGTQPMDTVFEAICKILGA; translated from the coding sequence ATGAAGATTATTATGTTAGGAGCACCAGGGGCAGGCAAGGGAACACAGGCAAAGAAGATAGCTGCAAAATATCAGATTCCGCATATTTCCACCGGAGACATTTTCCGTGCAAATATCAAAAAAGGGACAGAGCTTGGCAACAAGGCAAAGACATACATGGATCAGGGGCTGCTGGTTCCGGATGAACTGGTGTGTGACCTTGTCGTTGACCGTGTGAAACAGGAGGACTGTGCAAACGGCTACGTTCTGGATGGATTCCCAAGGACCATTCCGCAGGCAGAGAGCCTTCAGTCCGCTTTAAAAGCGTTGGGAGAAAGCATTGACTATGCGATCAATATTGAAGTACCGGATGAGAATATCGTGAACCGTATGGGCGGAAGAAGAGCATGCCCTGCGTGCGGCGCGACTTATCACAAGGAGAATATACCGCCGAAGATCGCAGGGATCTGCGATGTCTGCGGAGCAAAATTGATACTGAGAGATGATGACAAACCGGAGACAGTTAAAAAACGTCTGGATGTTTATCATGATCAGACACAGCCGCTGATCGATTTCTACACAGCTGAAAAAGTGCTGGTGGAAGTAGATGGTACACAACCGATGGATACTGTATTTGAGGCCATCTGTAAAATTTTGGGAGCGTAA
- the secY gene encoding preprotein translocase subunit SecY, which yields MLKTLKNAFKVQDVRRRIFYVFLMLVVVRLGTQVPVPGMNGEYFKEWFSSQTGDAFNFLDAFTGGSFSSMSIFALNITPYITSSIIMQLLTIAIPKLEEMQKDGEMGRKKITAITRYLTVGLALFESTAMAIGFGNKGLIPDMNFAKVVVAVVALTAGSAFLMWVGERINEKGVGNGISVVLAINIISRIPSDMVNLYESFVKGKSIAKAGLAAIIIIAIILAVVLLVLILNGAMRKIPVQYSKKMQGRKMVGGQSSHIPLKVNTSGVIPIIFASSIMSFPGIIASFVGKTGGTGIGSKILAGLNSGNWFNPHQPVYSIGLVVYILLVIFFAYFYTSITFNPLEVADNMKKQGGFVPGIRPGKPTVDYLNQILNYVIFIGAAGLTIVAVIPFFFNGVFGANVSFGGTSLIIVVSVILETLKQIESMMLVRNYKGFLNE from the coding sequence ATGCTAAAGACTCTCAAAAATGCTTTTAAAGTTCAAGACGTAAGGCGGAGAATCTTTTATGTATTCCTGATGCTGGTGGTTGTGCGTTTGGGCACGCAGGTACCGGTACCGGGCATGAACGGTGAGTATTTTAAAGAGTGGTTCTCGAGCCAGACCGGAGACGCATTCAATTTCCTGGATGCGTTTACGGGAGGTTCGTTCTCTTCAATGTCAATTTTTGCGTTGAATATCACTCCATACATTACTTCATCCATTATTATGCAGCTTCTGACCATTGCTATCCCGAAGCTAGAGGAAATGCAGAAGGACGGCGAAATGGGCCGGAAGAAAATTACTGCGATTACGAGATACCTGACGGTAGGCCTGGCTTTGTTTGAATCTACCGCAATGGCAATCGGATTCGGAAACAAGGGATTGATTCCGGATATGAATTTTGCAAAAGTCGTTGTTGCTGTTGTTGCATTGACGGCAGGATCCGCGTTTCTTATGTGGGTCGGGGAGCGGATCAATGAAAAGGGGGTCGGCAACGGTATTTCTGTTGTGCTGGCTATCAATATCATTTCCAGAATCCCAAGTGATATGGTGAACCTGTATGAATCCTTCGTAAAAGGAAAATCCATTGCGAAAGCAGGCCTGGCAGCGATCATCATTATTGCGATCATTCTGGCAGTTGTTTTGCTGGTCCTGATCCTGAACGGAGCGATGAGGAAAATCCCGGTTCAGTATTCAAAGAAAATGCAGGGAAGAAAAATGGTGGGCGGTCAGTCCTCCCATATTCCGCTGAAAGTGAATACATCCGGTGTGATCCCGATCATCTTTGCGTCTTCGATCATGTCTTTTCCGGGGATTATCGCCTCATTTGTTGGAAAGACGGGAGGAACGGGAATCGGATCCAAAATACTTGCCGGATTAAACTCTGGAAACTGGTTTAATCCACATCAGCCGGTTTATTCGATCGGTCTGGTGGTTTATATCTTACTGGTTATATTCTTTGCTTATTTCTATACATCCATCACTTTCAATCCGTTGGAAGTTGCGGACAATATGAAAAAGCAGGGTGGATTTGTACCAGGTATCCGTCCTGGAAAACCGACGGTTGACTACTTAAACCAGATTTTGAATTATGTAATTTTCATCGGAGCAGCGGGGCTTACGATCGTTGCTGTCATACCGTTCTTCTTTAACGGTGTGTTCGGTGCAAATGTTTCCTTCGGCGGAACATCACTGATCATTGTCGTCAGTGTTATCCTGGAAACATTGAAACAGATTGAATCCATGATGCTGGTAAGAAATTACAAAGGCTTTTTAAATGAGTAA
- the rplO gene encoding 50S ribosomal protein L15, which yields MDLSNLKPADGSRQSDNFRRGRGHGSGNGKTAGKGHKGQKARSGAPRPGFEGGQMPLYRRIPKRGFTNRNSKDIVAINVSVLERFEDGSDVTVEALLQSGAISNPKDGVKILGYGELTKKLNVKVNAVSESAKTKIEAAGGTVEVI from the coding sequence ATGGATTTATCAAATTTAAAACCAGCAGACGGTTCCAGACAAAGTGATAATTTCCGCAGAGGCCGTGGACATGGTTCGGGAAACGGTAAAACAGCCGGCAAAGGCCACAAAGGACAGAAAGCCCGTTCAGGAGCTCCAAGACCTGGGTTCGAAGGTGGACAGATGCCTTTATACAGACGTATTCCGAAGAGAGGTTTCACAAACAGAAACTCTAAGGATATCGTTGCGATCAATGTAAGTGTTCTGGAGAGATTTGAAGATGGTTCTGATGTGACAGTAGAGGCACTGTTGCAGTCCGGAGCGATTTCCAATCCGAAAGATGGTGTTAAGATTCTGGGTTATGGTGAACTGACAAAGAAACTTAATGTAAAGGTCAATGCCGTAAGTGAGAGTGCAAAGACTAAAATTGAAGCCGCAGGTGGAACAGTAGAGGTGATCTAA
- the rpmD gene encoding 50S ribosomal protein L30: MAEKLKITLVKSTIGAIPKHRKTVKALGLNKLNKTVEMPDNAAVRGMAKQVAHLVKVEEV, encoded by the coding sequence ATGGCAGAAAAATTAAAAATCACATTAGTTAAATCTACGATCGGTGCAATTCCGAAACACAGAAAAACAGTAAAAGCATTAGGCCTTAACAAGCTCAACAAAACGGTTGAGATGCCGGACAACGCAGCAGTGCGCGGTATGGCAAAACAGGTTGCTCATCTGGTGAAAGTAGAAGAAGTTTAA
- the rpsE gene encoding 30S ribosomal protein S5: MKHSIIDASQLELEEKVVSIKRVTKVVKGGRNFRFTALVVVGDGNGHVGAGLGKATEIPEAIRKGKEDAMKKLITVARDDNDSITHDFIGKFGSAEVLLKRAPDGTGVIAGGPARAVIELAGIKNIRTKSLGSNNKQNVVLATIEGLRQLKTPEEVAKLRGKSVEEIFA; the protein is encoded by the coding sequence ATGAAGCATAGTATTATTGATGCTAGCCAGCTTGAGTTAGAAGAAAAAGTAGTATCAATCAAACGTGTAACTAAGGTTGTTAAAGGTGGTCGTAACTTCCGTTTCACTGCTTTAGTAGTTGTCGGCGATGGCAATGGACATGTTGGTGCCGGATTAGGAAAGGCAACAGAAATTCCGGAGGCAATCCGTAAAGGTAAAGAAGACGCAATGAAAAAACTGATCACTGTCGCAAGAGACGACAATGACAGTATTACACATGATTTCATTGGAAAATTCGGAAGCGCTGAGGTATTATTAAAGAGAGCTCCGGATGGTACTGGTGTTATCGCAGGCGGTCCTGCACGTGCAGTGATTGAACTTGCAGGTATCAAAAACATTCGTACCAAGTCTTTGGGTTCTAATAACAAGCAAAATGTTGTACTTGCTACCATCGAAGGGTTAAGACAGTTAAAGACTCCGGAAGAAGTGGCAAAACTTCGCGGCAAATCCGTTGAAGAGATCTTTGCTTAA
- the rplR gene encoding 50S ribosomal protein L18, producing MISKVSRAKVRQKKHRRLRNHLVGTAARPRLAVFRSNNHMYAQIIDDTVGNTLVSASTLQKDVKAELEKTNDVAAAAYLGTVIGKKAVEKGITEVIFDRGGFIYQGKVKALADAAREAGLQF from the coding sequence ATGATTAGTAAAGTATCAAGAGCGAAAGTTCGCCAGAAAAAGCATAGAAGATTACGTAATCATCTCGTTGGTACAGCGGCAAGACCGCGCCTGGCTGTGTTCAGAAGTAATAATCACATGTATGCACAGATTATTGACGATACAGTTGGAAATACGCTGGTTTCAGCTTCTACTCTTCAGAAAGACGTAAAAGCAGAACTGGAAAAAACCAACGATGTTGCTGCAGCAGCATATTTAGGAACTGTCATCGGTAAGAAAGCAGTTGAAAAAGGGATTACAGAAGTGATCTTTGACAGAGGCGGCTTCATTTATCAGGGTAAAGTTAAAGCATTAGCCGATGCAGCCAGAGAAGCAGGACTTCAATTCTAG
- the rplF gene encoding 50S ribosomal protein L6, giving the protein MSRIGRLPVVVPSGVEVKITENNEVTVKGPKGTLEKALPQEMDIKLEDGQVVVTRPNDLKKMKSLHGLTRTLVQNMVTGVAEGYEKVLEVNGVGYKVAKQGKKLVLSLGYSHPVEMEDPEGLESVVDGNKITVKGIDKERVGQYAAEIRDKRRPEPYKGKGIKYADEVIRRKVGKTGKK; this is encoded by the coding sequence ATGTCACGTATTGGAAGACTGCCTGTAGTTGTTCCGTCAGGTGTGGAAGTTAAAATCACTGAGAACAACGAAGTAACTGTAAAAGGTCCTAAGGGAACACTTGAAAAAGCGCTTCCTCAGGAAATGGATATTAAACTGGAAGATGGTCAGGTTGTTGTAACAAGACCAAACGATCTGAAGAAAATGAAATCTCTGCATGGTTTAACCAGAACTCTGGTACAGAATATGGTAACAGGCGTAGCGGAAGGCTACGAAAAAGTTCTGGAAGTAAACGGCGTAGGATATAAAGTAGCAAAACAGGGTAAAAAGTTAGTATTATCCCTTGGTTATTCACATCCGGTCGAGATGGAAGATCCGGAAGGATTGGAATCTGTTGTTGACGGTAACAAGATTACTGTCAAAGGCATTGATAAAGAGAGAGTTGGCCAGTACGCAGCTGAAATCAGAGATAAGAGAAGACCTGAGCCGTATAAGGGCAAGGGTATCAAATATGCTGATGAAGTGATCAGACGTAAAGTTGGTAAGACCGGTAAAAAATAA
- the rpsH gene encoding 30S ribosomal protein S8, protein MTMSDPIADMLTRIRNANTAKHDTVDIPASKMKIAIADILLKEGYIVKYDLIEDGNFKTIRVTLKYGADKNEKIITGLKRISKPGLRVYANKEDLPKVLGGLGIAILSTNQGVITDKEARKLQVGGEVLAFVW, encoded by the coding sequence ATGACAATGAGCGATCCGATAGCAGATATGCTTACGAGAATCCGTAATGCCAATACTGCAAAACATGACACAGTTGACATTCCGGCATCCAAAATGAAAATTGCAATTGCTGACATTCTCTTAAAAGAAGGTTATATTGTAAAATATGATCTTATCGAGGACGGCAATTTCAAGACAATCCGTGTGACATTGAAATACGGTGCTGATAAAAACGAAAAGATCATCACAGGCCTCAAGAGAATCTCGAAACCGGGTCTGCGTGTCTATGCAAATAAAGAAGATCTGCCGAAGGTACTGGGCGGTCTCGGAATTGCAATCCTGTCTACAAACCAGGGTGTAATCACAGACAAAGAAGCCAGAAAACTTCAGGTGGGCGGAGAAGTATTAGCTTTCGTTTGGTAG
- a CDS encoding type Z 30S ribosomal protein S14, protein MAKTAMKIKQQRKAKFSTREYNRCRICGRPHAYLRKYGICRICFRELAYKGQIPGVKKASW, encoded by the coding sequence ATGGCTAAGACAGCAATGAAAATCAAACAGCAGCGTAAAGCTAAATTCTCCACAAGAGAATACAACCGCTGCAGAATCTGTGGACGTCCACATGCATACCTGAGAAAATACGGAATCTGCAGAATCTGCTTCCGTGAACTGGCATACAAAGGCCAGATCCCAGGAGTGAAAAAAGCCAGCTGGTAG
- the rplE gene encoding 50S ribosomal protein L5 yields the protein MSRLRETYKTEIVDAMIKKFGYKNIMEVPKLEKIVINMGVGEAKDNAKLLDAAVSDLETIAGQKAVLTRAKNSIANFKLREGMAIGCKVTLRGEKMYEFADRLINLALPRVRDFRGVNPNAFDGRGNYALGIKEQLIFPEIEYDKVDKVRGMDVIFVTTAKTDEEARELLTQFNMPFAK from the coding sequence GTGAGTAGATTAAGAGAAACTTACAAGACCGAGATCGTAGATGCTATGATCAAAAAGTTTGGATATAAAAACATCATGGAAGTGCCAAAACTCGAGAAGATCGTGATCAACATGGGTGTTGGTGAGGCCAAAGATAACGCAAAACTGCTTGATGCAGCTGTCAGTGATCTGGAAACGATCGCAGGACAGAAGGCTGTTCTTACAAGAGCAAAAAATTCCATTGCTAACTTTAAACTCAGAGAGGGTATGGCAATTGGATGTAAAGTAACATTAAGAGGCGAGAAGATGTATGAATTCGCTGATCGTCTGATTAACCTTGCTCTTCCTCGTGTACGTGACTTCCGCGGTGTCAACCCGAATGCATTTGACGGAAGAGGAAATTATGCGCTTGGTATCAAAGAGCAGTTGATTTTCCCGGAGATCGAATATGATAAAGTCGATAAAGTAAGAGGTATGGACGTAATCTTTGTTACCACTGCCAAGACCGACGAAGAAGCTCGTGAATTATTGACACAGTTCAATATGCCGTTTGCAAAGTAA